In the genome of Caenorhabditis elegans chromosome IV, the window TGTTCGGCGTGATCCACGTGGCAACGAGTCGTGTCCCAAATGCAGTTCGTCTCCAAAACCATCGAATTGCTCAATGTCGACATGTTCGAATTGTGATACTCGGAGACGAACCAATCCCAGTTCAAGTTGACGGTGAACCTTGGCTTCAACCTCCTGGAATTATGCAAATTGTTCACAAAAATCGAGCTCAGATGCTTGCCAGAAATCCAGTTTTTGATGCAACACTTAAGAAATGGGAAGAACAAAAAGAGAAGGCTTCCACGACAACAGCACCATCCACACCTACGGCTCTTGGAGCTCCCACTTCAGATATTATTTCGTTCTTGACGAGAGCTCGcgaatttttgagattgaTTGAAGGTGAAATAGCGAGATTAGGGGTTTCATCGGTACTTTTGCAATCCTTGGATGATGCAAATGCTATTGTCAAAGGTGGAGCATCAGGAGAAGAAGATCCAGAGGTTAGTTAATTATTtgcttaatttattttttagtgtttcatTTATTACCAAGCAGAAGTTTAGAGGCAAAAGTGTaaagaaaatgtaaaatgtttattcaTTTACACACAAAGCTCAACAAGCTTGATTTTGATGAAGCATCATAATAAATCAACCCGTAATTTTCTCGTTTCTTAGGGCTTCGTTGAGATTCTAATTTGATATATAAGGGACAACATGATCGTATGGGACAAATGGTCGATGACTGTTAGATTCTCGAGGTAATTCTCTGAGCTCTAACGCCTCATTGCTCACTGCAGAAGTTGTTGTTACAGTATCTAATAGAAGCTCTTGATGATCAGCTTCAGAATGGAATCCATCTATAAACGATATAGTTGtaccattttcatttttgtcgtTCGACGAGTTACTGACTTGAAGTTGCCATAGAAAACGTGCAAGCCATCCTAAAAGagatgaaacattttgaagaagaTTTTAATCTCAACTTacccaaaaatattattaaaaatagaGAATATATTGCATACGTCCATACAATAAGTAATATTTGAACTCCGCGGTTTGCATTCGTCCAACTTCGaagatatttct includes:
- the F42A9.9 gene encoding Protein with signal anchor (Confirmed by transcript evidence), whose translation is MTIRERKHRWVRRARILMAIELALSVIFDLTMIGAVKKGQMLNCLLIVVITINLMTGARLFLKLRGIKCASSIMAYVLWKIVQEVVMVPALVVFSFICVDKYLRSWTNANRGVQILLIVWTYAIYSLFLIIFLGWLARFLWQLQVSNSSNDKNENGTTISFIDGFHSEADHQELLLDTVTTTSAVSNEALELRELPRESNSHRPFVPYDHVVPYISN